The following are encoded in a window of Streptomyces sp. 11x1 genomic DNA:
- a CDS encoding HAMP domain-containing sensor histidine kinase, which yields MKRLLSRYRSLPIRARLSMLVAAAVAFAVAAVSVTCWFIVQGKLYKEVSNDLEAMVSRALPEQIVQDDVLTACPEAPSQSFWGPKNKGYSQVVTTDGTTCVFPNSTGVVNVAESDKEVAANPRIKRGTIRNGTDSEGNPVRVLATALVIDDGDGQYVMPGTAYVVALPLKGTQSTLNELALLLLVVSGIGVVGAGAAGLAVARAGLRPVDKLTEAVEHVARTEDLSIRIPVEEESEDEVARLSRSFNSMTSALASSRDLQRQLIADAGHELRTPLTSLRTNIELLTRSEETGRPIPAEDRKALLASVTAQMTELASLIGDLQELSRSESGQQGGRHLQVVDFQETVEAALRRARLRGPELTITADLNPWYVRSEPSALERAIVNILDNAVKFSPEGGTIEVSLDAGVLTVRDHGPGIPADELPHVFDRFWRSPSARSLPGSGLGLSIVARTVEQAGGEVSLSRADGGGTLATVRLPGAPTAPPEVPGTP from the coding sequence GTGAAGAGGCTCCTGAGCCGCTATCGCTCCCTGCCCATCCGGGCCCGGCTGTCGATGCTGGTCGCGGCGGCGGTGGCCTTCGCGGTGGCGGCGGTGTCGGTGACGTGCTGGTTCATCGTCCAGGGCAAGCTGTACAAGGAGGTCAGCAACGACCTGGAGGCCATGGTCAGCCGAGCGCTGCCCGAGCAGATCGTGCAGGACGACGTCCTCACCGCCTGCCCCGAGGCGCCGTCGCAGTCCTTCTGGGGGCCGAAGAACAAGGGCTACTCCCAGGTGGTGACCACGGACGGCACGACGTGTGTCTTCCCCAACTCCACGGGCGTGGTGAACGTCGCCGAGAGCGACAAGGAAGTGGCCGCGAACCCCAGGATCAAGCGCGGCACGATCCGCAACGGCACCGACAGCGAGGGCAACCCGGTGCGTGTACTGGCCACGGCACTCGTCATCGACGACGGCGACGGACAGTACGTGATGCCGGGCACGGCCTACGTCGTGGCCCTCCCCCTCAAGGGCACCCAGTCCACGCTCAACGAGCTGGCGCTGCTGCTCCTCGTCGTCTCCGGCATCGGAGTCGTCGGTGCCGGCGCGGCCGGACTCGCCGTGGCCCGTGCGGGCCTGCGCCCCGTCGACAAGCTCACCGAGGCGGTCGAGCACGTGGCGCGCACCGAGGACCTCAGCATCCGCATCCCCGTGGAGGAGGAGAGCGAGGACGAGGTCGCCCGTCTCTCCCGTTCCTTCAACTCGATGACGAGCGCGCTGGCGAGCTCCCGCGACCTGCAGCGACAACTGATCGCCGACGCGGGCCATGAGCTCCGCACCCCGCTGACCTCCCTCCGTACGAACATCGAACTCCTCACCCGCAGCGAGGAGACGGGCCGCCCGATCCCGGCGGAGGACCGCAAGGCCCTGCTCGCCTCGGTGACGGCCCAGATGACCGAACTCGCCTCGCTGATAGGTGACTTGCAGGAGCTGTCCCGCTCGGAATCGGGTCAGCAGGGCGGCCGGCACCTCCAGGTCGTCGACTTCCAGGAGACGGTGGAGGCGGCCCTGCGCCGGGCCCGCCTGCGCGGCCCCGAGCTGACGATCACGGCGGACCTGAACCCCTGGTACGTCCGCTCCGAACCGTCCGCGCTGGAGCGGGCCATAGTCAACATCCTCGACAACGCGGTGAAGTTCAGCCCCGAGGGCGGCACGATCGAGGTCTCCCTCGACGCGGGCGTCCTCACGGTCCGCGACCACGGCCCCGGTATCCCGGCCGACGAACTCCCCCACGTCTTCGACCGCTTCTGGCGCTCCCCGTCGGCACGTTCACTGCCGGGATCCGGCCTGGGCCTCTCCATCGTGGCGCGGACGGTGGAGCAGGCGGGCGGCGAGGTGTCCCTGTCCCGCGCGGACGGCGGCGGCACGCTGGCCACGGTACGACTGCCGGGCGCGCCGACGGCTCCGCCGGAGGTACCGGGGACGCCGTAG
- a CDS encoding ABC transporter permease encodes MSTETLTTAPPADTAARGGLTWTVLRLHRSALLVWSAYVLFMVGWMLWLQYVTGAEIRAERAACRKLADGCIDLGSAFDYSSAMGWIGTLIAYFSYGVAAWAGASLTGIELERGTAQLSWTQSVTPVRWLTAKFAVPAVALTVGTTVLVLVYRWTWSTNRDLSGDEWYYTDPFLNRGPAVLAYALCALAVGALAGIVLRRALPALAVALGFVIVFHAWLDVRYHELWPAATLTGTAASRLPMSADQLELGAVTGSGARVEDLDCFGVDADIDYSSCMSGKGFTDLYAEVHPTSHFWPLHLMTTGIILAVAVLATLAAFWLLRRRTR; translated from the coding sequence ATGAGCACCGAGACCCTCACCACCGCGCCCCCGGCGGACACCGCCGCCCGCGGCGGCCTGACCTGGACCGTGCTGCGCCTGCACCGCTCGGCGTTGCTGGTGTGGAGCGCGTACGTGCTGTTCATGGTCGGGTGGATGCTGTGGCTGCAGTACGTCACGGGCGCGGAGATACGCGCGGAGCGGGCCGCCTGCCGGAAGCTGGCGGACGGGTGCATCGACCTCGGGTCCGCCTTCGACTACTCCTCGGCCATGGGCTGGATCGGCACCTTGATCGCCTACTTCTCCTACGGCGTGGCCGCCTGGGCGGGGGCTTCACTGACCGGCATCGAGCTGGAACGGGGCACGGCCCAGCTGAGCTGGACCCAGTCCGTCACCCCGGTCCGGTGGCTCACCGCCAAGTTCGCGGTACCCGCCGTCGCGCTGACCGTCGGCACGACCGTCCTGGTGCTGGTGTACCGCTGGACCTGGTCCACGAACCGGGACCTGAGCGGCGACGAGTGGTACTACACCGATCCCTTCCTGAACCGCGGCCCGGCGGTCCTGGCGTACGCCCTGTGCGCGTTGGCCGTCGGCGCCCTGGCGGGCATCGTTCTCAGGCGGGCGCTGCCCGCGCTCGCCGTGGCCCTCGGCTTCGTGATCGTGTTCCACGCGTGGCTCGACGTGCGGTACCACGAGCTGTGGCCCGCCGCGACGCTCACCGGTACCGCCGCCAGCCGGCTGCCGATGTCGGCGGACCAGCTGGAGCTGGGCGCCGTCACCGGCTCGGGTGCGCGCGTCGAGGACCTGGACTGCTTCGGCGTCGATGCCGACATCGACTACAGCAGCTGCATGAGCGGGAAGGGCTTCACCGATCTGTACGCCGAGGTGCACCCGACGTCCCACTTCTGGCCGCTGCACCTCATGACGACCGGCATCATCCTCGCCGTCGCCGTCCTCGCCACCCTCGCCGCCTTCTGGCTCCTGCGCCGCCGCACCCGCTGA
- a CDS encoding DUF397 domain-containing protein: MNPILDPTTAAWRKSSYSDGGASNCLEVADEVPGIVPVRDSKAPDRRPLLFSPRAWSAFVKVVAAD; encoded by the coding sequence ATGAACCCGATCCTCGACCCCACCACCGCCGCGTGGCGCAAATCGTCGTACAGCGATGGAGGCGCGTCGAACTGCCTCGAAGTCGCCGACGAAGTCCCCGGCATAGTCCCCGTCCGGGACAGCAAGGCCCCGGACCGGCGTCCTCTCCTGTTCTCACCCAGGGCCTGGTCGGCCTTCGTCAAGGTCGTCGCGGCTGACTGA
- a CDS encoding erythromycin esterase family protein — protein MSQDIRDFVTPSCELLALGEPTHLEPAYGHARNELFAQLVDQGFRSIALETDRVPAFALDDHVREGTGDFDEAMREGIAFGRGEMASNRELITWMRAYNRTRPPEERLAFHGFDAEMENMSAPSPRRYLEAARAYLAREENLPSSLALTDDPALDIARLAGDDERWSRTEAVLDPARSIGATPEAQALRCLADDMLTEFHTRAPQLIAATSRAAWFRAKAHLGAAIGLLRYHRQLARPAAEHVRISRMLATRDALMVENLLDIRAVEAGRGPTLVFGHNLHLQGAPSHMRMRDLDLHWYGAGAILGPLVGERYGFLAGRPGVDGFLHADADASA, from the coding sequence ATGAGTCAGGACATTCGAGACTTCGTGACCCCGTCGTGCGAGCTGCTGGCGCTCGGTGAACCGACCCACCTGGAACCGGCCTACGGGCACGCCCGCAACGAACTCTTCGCCCAACTCGTCGACCAGGGCTTCCGTTCGATCGCCCTGGAGACCGACCGCGTCCCCGCGTTCGCCCTGGACGACCATGTACGGGAAGGGACCGGCGACTTCGACGAGGCGATGCGCGAGGGCATCGCGTTCGGCCGGGGTGAGATGGCCTCCAACAGGGAGCTGATCACTTGGATGCGCGCGTACAACCGGACCCGCCCGCCGGAGGAACGCCTCGCCTTCCACGGCTTCGACGCCGAGATGGAGAACATGAGCGCGCCCAGCCCGCGCCGCTATCTCGAAGCCGCGCGCGCGTACCTGGCGCGTGAGGAGAACCTGCCCTCGTCCCTCGCCCTCACCGACGACCCCGCCCTCGACATCGCGCGCCTCGCCGGGGACGACGAACGGTGGAGCCGTACGGAGGCGGTCCTGGACCCGGCCCGGTCGATCGGTGCCACGCCGGAGGCCCAGGCGCTGCGCTGTCTCGCCGACGACATGCTCACCGAGTTCCACACCCGCGCGCCGCAGTTGATCGCGGCGACCTCACGCGCCGCGTGGTTCAGGGCAAAGGCCCACCTTGGCGCGGCCATCGGGCTTCTGCGCTATCACCGGCAACTGGCGCGCCCCGCCGCGGAGCATGTCCGGATCTCCCGCATGCTCGCCACCCGGGACGCCCTGATGGTCGAGAACCTGCTGGACATCCGAGCCGTCGAGGCCGGCCGCGGTCCGACCCTGGTCTTCGGCCACAACCTCCACCTCCAGGGCGCCCCCAGCCACATGCGCATGCGCGACCTGGACCTCCACTGGTACGGCGCCGGCGCGATTCTGGGTCCGCTGGTGGGCGAACGGTACGGGTTCCTCGCGGGGAGGCCGGGCGTCGACGGCTTCCTGCACGCCGACGCCGACGCCAGCGCCTAG
- a CDS encoding helix-turn-helix transcriptional regulator yields MGEVVDADGESRRAELGRTLRFLREKAGKTLAQLSAETAYDKSYLFRLEKGERLSKRAVMEDLDTYYGAGDLLVRLWRDARKEVIKDQYKAYMELEATARIMWMFQLRVPGILQTEDYARTVLSGLSRAQATADNGEEVEEQVAARVGRQELLHRKPAPSIRAILDEGALRRSVPNAKVWADQLAYLLEMAELPSVALQVLPYTAGVHDLMSSDLTLLWQRAGDPVAYVEGNGVGVLIDETDKVLSFRLSYDLVRDAALTPEESTAFIKNRLEECRS; encoded by the coding sequence ATGGGCGAAGTCGTTGACGCAGATGGGGAGTCGAGGCGTGCCGAGCTGGGCCGGACGCTGCGATTCCTACGGGAGAAGGCGGGCAAGACGCTGGCCCAGCTGTCGGCGGAGACCGCGTACGACAAGAGCTACCTCTTCCGCCTTGAGAAGGGTGAGCGGCTCTCCAAGCGGGCGGTCATGGAGGACCTGGACACCTACTACGGGGCGGGTGACCTGCTGGTTCGCCTGTGGAGGGATGCGCGCAAGGAGGTCATCAAGGACCAGTACAAGGCGTATATGGAGCTTGAGGCGACTGCTCGGATCATGTGGATGTTCCAGCTGCGGGTGCCGGGCATCTTGCAGACCGAGGACTACGCCCGCACGGTGTTGTCAGGGTTGTCCAGGGCTCAGGCAACGGCGGACAACGGCGAGGAGGTCGAGGAGCAGGTGGCCGCGCGCGTCGGGCGGCAGGAGTTGCTGCATCGCAAGCCCGCACCGAGCATTCGGGCGATCCTGGACGAAGGCGCACTGCGGCGGAGCGTCCCCAACGCCAAGGTTTGGGCGGACCAGTTGGCATACCTGCTGGAGATGGCTGAGCTGCCCTCGGTCGCACTTCAGGTCCTGCCCTACACCGCTGGTGTGCATGACCTCATGAGCAGTGATCTCACGTTGCTCTGGCAGCGCGCCGGAGACCCCGTCGCCTACGTGGAGGGCAACGGAGTCGGTGTCCTGATCGACGAAACGGACAAGGTCCTGTCCTTCCGCTTGTCCTACGATCTCGTCCGGGACGCGGCCCTGACGCCCGAAGAGTCGACGGCGTTCATCAAGAACCGCCTGGAGGAGTGCCGATCATGA
- a CDS encoding GntR family transcriptional regulator, translating into MVEYRIDRRSGVATYVQIVQQTKQALRMGLLEPGDKLPTAREVVEATAINPNTVLKAYRELEREGLVEARRGLGTFVRRSLGTAPVDSPLRAELDRWAVQARETGLERDDVEALFTSVLDEHFTIDKRDQGDQA; encoded by the coding sequence GTGGTCGAGTACCGCATCGACCGGCGCAGCGGTGTCGCCACCTACGTCCAGATCGTCCAGCAGACCAAACAGGCCCTGCGGATGGGGCTGCTGGAACCGGGCGACAAGCTCCCCACGGCCCGCGAGGTCGTGGAAGCCACCGCGATCAACCCGAACACGGTGTTGAAGGCCTACCGCGAACTGGAGCGCGAGGGCCTGGTCGAGGCCCGCCGCGGCCTCGGCACGTTCGTACGGAGGTCACTGGGCACCGCGCCCGTCGACTCCCCGCTGCGGGCCGAGTTGGACAGGTGGGCCGTACAGGCCCGGGAGACCGGGCTCGAACGGGACGACGTGGAGGCCCTCTTCACGTCCGTACTCGACGAACACTTCACGATCGACAAGCGAGATCAGGGGGACCAGGCATGA
- the mshD gene encoding mycothiol synthase encodes MTSDDTARPSAAAGAAARSIETCLDLTPDQKATVLALLDEAAQVDGQQAVSEQGRLQLRGGPREGVAHLLLTVGDTLVGYAQLEDNDPVEAPAAELVVHPSHRGHGHGRALGSALLAESGKRLRVWAHGGHSAARHLAQVLGLTLFRELRQMRRSLADFDPPEPVLPDGVTVRAFVPGEDDAAWLAANAEAFAHHPEQGSLTQRDLDDRKAEPWFDPAGFFLAFRGEELVGFHWTKAHAAEQLGEVYVVGVRPGAQGGGLGKALTTIGLRHLAAQGLPTAMLYVDADNKAAVTVYERLGFVTYETDLMYRSET; translated from the coding sequence ATGACCAGCGACGACACCGCCCGGCCGAGCGCAGCGGCCGGCGCAGCCGCCCGCAGTATCGAAACCTGTCTGGACCTCACCCCCGACCAGAAGGCCACCGTCCTCGCCCTTCTCGACGAGGCCGCCCAGGTCGACGGCCAACAGGCGGTGTCCGAGCAGGGCCGCCTCCAACTCCGCGGCGGCCCCCGCGAAGGCGTGGCCCACCTCCTGCTCACCGTCGGCGACACCCTCGTCGGGTACGCCCAGCTGGAGGACAACGACCCCGTCGAGGCCCCGGCCGCCGAACTCGTCGTCCACCCCTCCCACCGCGGTCACGGGCACGGCCGCGCCCTCGGCTCCGCCCTGCTCGCCGAGTCCGGCAAGCGGCTGCGGGTCTGGGCGCACGGCGGTCACTCCGCCGCCCGCCACCTCGCCCAGGTTCTCGGCCTCACCCTCTTCCGCGAACTCCGTCAGATGCGCCGCTCCCTGGCCGATTTCGACCCACCCGAGCCGGTGCTCCCGGACGGCGTCACCGTGCGCGCCTTCGTCCCCGGCGAGGACGACGCGGCCTGGCTCGCCGCGAACGCGGAGGCGTTCGCCCACCACCCCGAACAGGGCTCCCTGACCCAGCGCGACCTCGACGACCGCAAGGCCGAGCCCTGGTTCGACCCGGCGGGCTTCTTCCTGGCCTTCAGGGGAGAGGAACTGGTCGGCTTCCACTGGACGAAGGCGCACGCGGCGGAACAGCTCGGCGAGGTCTACGTCGTGGGCGTACGCCCCGGCGCGCAGGGCGGCGGCCTCGGCAAGGCCCTCACCACGATCGGCCTGCGCCATCTCGCCGCCCAGGGCCTGCCCACCGCGATGCTCTACGTCGACGCGGACAACAAGGCGGCCGTGACCGTGTACGAGCGCCTCGGCTTCGTGACGTACGAAACGGACCTGATGTACCGCAGCGAAACCTGA
- a CDS encoding ABC transporter ATP-binding protein produces MTGTALEAAALGKQFGWRRASWALRECTLRLPSGRVCALVGPNGAGKSTLLAHAAGLLAPTEGTISVLGTTPAAARERIAYVAQDKPLYPQLTVAETLRLGRALNTRRWDAATAERVVDEGGLNRNAKIRSLSGGQRTRVALALALGKRPELLLLDEPMADLDPLARHQLMGTLLADSAEHGTTVVMSSHVVAELEGSCDHLLLLGSGRVRLAGPLDEVLAAHTLVTGPAGDLAPHTVVESRTKGRQLTALIRPQGPVGGGWQTAEPTLEELVLAHLRAPGAPALTIDDEADADADDTNRSDGTDGSDDTDGAETRGAAV; encoded by the coding sequence ATGACGGGGACCGCGTTGGAAGCGGCCGCGCTCGGCAAGCAGTTCGGGTGGCGGCGGGCGAGCTGGGCGCTGCGCGAGTGCACGCTGCGGCTGCCGTCGGGGCGGGTGTGCGCGCTCGTCGGACCGAACGGCGCGGGCAAGTCGACCCTCCTGGCCCACGCGGCCGGCCTGCTCGCCCCCACCGAGGGCACGATCAGCGTGCTGGGCACGACCCCGGCCGCGGCCCGCGAGCGCATCGCCTACGTCGCCCAGGACAAGCCCCTCTATCCCCAGCTGACCGTGGCCGAGACCCTGCGGCTGGGCCGCGCGCTCAACACCCGGCGCTGGGACGCGGCCACCGCCGAGCGGGTGGTGGACGAGGGCGGCCTGAACAGGAACGCGAAGATCCGTTCCCTCTCGGGCGGTCAGCGCACCCGGGTCGCGCTCGCCCTCGCCCTCGGCAAACGGCCCGAACTGCTGCTCCTGGACGAGCCGATGGCCGACCTCGACCCGCTCGCCCGGCACCAGCTGATGGGCACACTGCTCGCGGACTCCGCCGAACACGGCACCACGGTTGTCATGTCCTCGCACGTGGTAGCCGAACTGGAGGGCTCCTGCGACCACTTGCTCCTGCTGGGCTCCGGACGCGTCCGGCTCGCGGGCCCGCTGGACGAGGTCCTCGCCGCGCACACCCTGGTCACCGGCCCGGCGGGCGACCTCGCCCCGCACACCGTGGTCGAGTCCCGCACGAAGGGCCGCCAGCTCACCGCACTGATCCGCCCGCAGGGCCCGGTCGGCGGGGGCTGGCAGACAGCCGAGCCGACCCTGGAGGAGCTGGTCCTCGCCCATCTGCGGGCGCCGGGGGCCCCGGCGCTCACGATCGACGACGAAGCGGACGCGGACGCGGACGACACCAACAGGTCGGACGGCACCGACGGGTCGGACGACACCGACGGGGCCGAGACCCGGGGGGCGGCCGTATGA
- a CDS encoding ABC transporter permease: MSTTTTGTTETIGTARSGDPAPSPAPAMTPARGLIRATFRVHQSALWFWGLLVGLVSAGLVWAAGPGLDAAWTEQLKSGCARIDYCSTGTAYSLYGLAATLGPAVLTIAPALIGAWAGGALTARELESGTARLAWTQGVTPARWLAAKLAVPAAVIVSGTVLLTLLSRLVWWREERLRQALGTRDWFESTVFVAHGTVGTAYALLGLAVGALAGLLLRRSLPGLAVGLVGTGLLAGVLQSNRHLLWPVETLVSRTADRDWTGELVDRGFITGTGERVSDVACTDDSCGRTDAVGFYADFHPSSHFWPLHLVETAIVLTATALLIWTSFRALRRLAGGAV; the protein is encoded by the coding sequence ATGAGCACCACGACCACCGGGACCACGGAGACCATCGGGACCGCCCGCTCCGGCGACCCCGCCCCCTCCCCCGCCCCGGCCATGACCCCGGCCCGGGGGCTGATCCGGGCGACGTTCCGCGTGCACCAGTCGGCCCTGTGGTTCTGGGGGCTGCTGGTGGGCCTCGTCTCCGCCGGACTCGTGTGGGCCGCCGGACCGGGGCTCGACGCGGCCTGGACCGAGCAGCTCAAGAGCGGCTGCGCGCGGATCGACTACTGCTCGACAGGCACCGCGTACTCCCTCTACGGACTGGCCGCCACCCTCGGCCCCGCGGTCCTCACCATCGCCCCGGCCCTGATCGGCGCCTGGGCGGGCGGTGCCCTGACCGCCCGCGAGCTGGAGAGCGGTACGGCCCGGCTGGCCTGGACCCAGGGCGTCACCCCGGCCCGCTGGCTCGCCGCCAAACTCGCGGTCCCGGCCGCCGTGATCGTCTCCGGGACGGTCCTGCTGACCCTGCTGAGCCGCCTGGTGTGGTGGCGCGAGGAGCGATTGCGGCAGGCGCTGGGGACCCGGGACTGGTTCGAGTCCACCGTCTTCGTCGCTCACGGCACCGTCGGCACCGCGTACGCCCTGCTGGGCCTCGCGGTCGGCGCTCTCGCCGGCCTGCTGCTGCGCCGCTCGCTCCCCGGGCTGGCCGTCGGCCTGGTCGGCACCGGCCTCCTGGCGGGCGTTCTCCAGTCGAACCGGCACCTGCTGTGGCCCGTGGAGACCCTCGTCTCCAGGACCGCGGACCGGGACTGGACCGGCGAGTTGGTCGACCGCGGCTTCATCACCGGCACCGGTGAACGCGTCTCGGACGTGGCGTGCACGGACGACTCCTGCGGCCGGACCGACGCCGTAGGCTTCTACGCCGACTTCCACCCCTCCTCCCACTTCTGGCCCCTCCACCTGGTCGAGACGGCCATCGTCCTGACCGCCACCGCCCTGCTGATCTGGACCTCGTTCCGAGCGCTGCGCCGCCTTGCGGGAGGAGCCGTATGA
- a CDS encoding bifunctional metallophosphatase/5'-nucleotidase, with product MSATPHAQHRRNRRNRILAAAAGLATVGALAAAIPASAGETQTGKDKPNRYQDVQLLSFNDLHGNLEPPAGSSGRVTELHEDGTTTTINAGGVEYLATHLREARRADDYTITAAAGDMVGASPLISGLFHDEPTIEALNGLDLDVTSVGNHEFDEGAKELARLQKGGCHPTDGCYVKGKKFKGADFPYLAANVIENKTKKPLLKPYWVWKKNGVKIGFIGVTLENTPGVVSAEGVKGLTFKDEVKTINKYAKQLERQGVKSVVALIHEGGAPASTSYNYDCDSPGAGDGISGPIVDIAKNITPKVDALVTGHTHAAYACTINDPAGKPRMVTSAASFGRLYTDTTLTYDRKTGDISRTAVDSANHVVTRDVEKAADMTALISRWNTLAAPIGNRAIGYISADVPNAGTESPMGDLIADAQYWYGKTLDPEVDLALMNPGGVRAPLTYAAKGTEGDGVVTYAEGFTVQPFSNTVNLQNFTGAQLLSVLKEQVSGTNAASPKVLLPSSNLKYTLDLTKTGADRIVVDSVKLNGAAIDPAATYRVATNSFLAGGGDGFPTLGQGTNDLVGGDDLAALEQYLLANSSATSPLAPPAADRITIIN from the coding sequence ATGTCAGCCACACCCCATGCCCAGCACCGCAGAAACCGCCGTAACCGGATCCTCGCCGCCGCGGCCGGGCTGGCGACCGTCGGTGCGCTGGCCGCCGCGATCCCGGCGAGCGCCGGTGAGACGCAGACCGGCAAGGACAAGCCGAACCGGTACCAGGACGTGCAGCTGCTGTCGTTCAACGACCTGCACGGCAACCTGGAGCCGCCGGCCGGTTCCTCGGGCCGGGTGACCGAGCTGCACGAGGACGGGACGACCACCACGATCAACGCCGGTGGTGTCGAGTACCTCGCCACGCACCTGCGCGAGGCGCGCCGGGCCGACGACTACACGATCACGGCCGCCGCCGGCGACATGGTCGGTGCCTCCCCCCTGATCTCGGGCCTGTTCCACGACGAGCCCACCATCGAGGCGCTCAACGGCCTCGACCTCGACGTCACGAGCGTCGGCAACCACGAGTTCGACGAGGGCGCGAAGGAACTGGCCCGCCTGCAGAAGGGCGGCTGCCACCCGACGGACGGCTGCTACGTCAAGGGCAAGAAGTTCAAGGGCGCCGACTTCCCGTACCTCGCCGCCAACGTCATCGAGAACAAGACCAAGAAGCCGCTCCTGAAGCCCTACTGGGTGTGGAAGAAGAACGGCGTCAAGATCGGCTTCATCGGTGTGACGCTGGAGAACACCCCGGGCGTCGTCTCCGCCGAGGGCGTCAAGGGCCTCACGTTCAAGGACGAGGTCAAGACGATCAACAAGTACGCCAAGCAGTTGGAGCGCCAGGGCGTCAAGTCGGTCGTCGCGCTGATCCACGAGGGCGGTGCCCCCGCCTCCACGTCGTACAACTACGACTGCGACTCGCCCGGCGCCGGTGACGGCATCTCCGGTCCGATCGTCGACATCGCCAAGAACATCACGCCCAAGGTCGACGCCCTGGTCACGGGCCACACGCACGCCGCGTACGCCTGCACCATCAACGACCCGGCGGGCAAGCCGCGCATGGTCACCTCGGCCGCGTCCTTCGGCCGCCTCTACACCGACACCACGCTGACGTACGACCGCAAGACCGGCGACATCTCCCGTACGGCCGTGGACTCCGCGAACCACGTGGTCACCCGTGACGTCGAGAAGGCCGCTGACATGACGGCCCTCATCAGCAGGTGGAACACCCTCGCCGCGCCCATCGGCAACCGCGCCATCGGCTACATATCCGCCGACGTGCCCAACGCCGGCACCGAGTCCCCGATGGGTGACCTGATCGCCGACGCGCAGTACTGGTACGGCAAGACGCTCGACCCCGAGGTCGACCTCGCGCTGATGAACCCCGGTGGTGTGCGTGCGCCGCTGACCTACGCGGCCAAGGGCACCGAGGGCGACGGCGTGGTGACCTACGCCGAGGGCTTCACCGTCCAGCCGTTCTCCAACACGGTCAACCTGCAGAACTTCACGGGCGCGCAGCTCCTCTCGGTCCTCAAGGAGCAGGTGAGCGGGACGAACGCGGCCTCGCCGAAGGTGCTGCTGCCGTCCTCGAACCTGAAGTACACGCTCGACCTGACGAAGACCGGCGCGGACCGGATCGTCGTCGACAGCGTCAAGCTCAACGGTGCGGCGATCGACCCGGCCGCCACGTACCGCGTCGCGACCAACAGCTTCCTCGCGGGCGGCGGCGACGGCTTCCCGACGCTGGGCCAGGGCACGAACGACCTGGTCGGCGGGGACGACCTGGCGGCCCTTGAGCAGTACCTGCTGGCCAACTCCTCGGCCACGAGCCCGCTCGCGCCGCCGGCGGCCGACCGGATCACGATCATCAACTAG
- a CDS encoding TioE family transcriptional regulator, which translates to MRPSDLAREHGLSTQAVRNYERDGFLPAAERTASGYRIYTEVHAAALRAFLALVPAYGHAAAGRVMRAVHEDDLDHALTIVDRGHAQLLRDRETLDAVRDAVDHLTATPEGAEPTVGAAGSDTLTVGELAHRLDVTPATLRNWEDAGILTPARDPLTGYRIYRPADVRDAELAHLLRRGDYPLDHIATAVRQIRTAGGTDALSAALADWRRRLTARGVAMLDASAHLSRYLGAPGPHAAGHEKAVPRAPERARGTA; encoded by the coding sequence ATGCGACCTTCCGACCTGGCCCGCGAGCACGGCCTCTCGACCCAGGCCGTCCGCAACTACGAGCGCGACGGGTTCCTCCCGGCCGCCGAGCGGACGGCCAGCGGCTACCGGATCTACACCGAGGTGCACGCGGCGGCCCTCCGCGCGTTTCTCGCCCTCGTCCCGGCGTACGGCCACGCCGCCGCGGGCCGCGTCATGCGTGCCGTGCACGAGGACGACCTCGACCACGCCCTGACGATCGTCGACCGTGGGCACGCCCAGTTGCTCCGCGACCGGGAGACCCTCGACGCGGTACGCGACGCCGTGGACCACCTGACGGCCACTCCGGAGGGGGCGGAGCCCACGGTGGGAGCGGCGGGCTCCGACACCCTCACCGTCGGCGAACTCGCCCACCGCCTCGACGTCACCCCCGCGACCCTGCGCAACTGGGAGGACGCCGGGATCCTCACCCCCGCGCGAGACCCGCTCACCGGCTACCGGATCTACCGCCCGGCCGACGTCCGTGACGCCGAACTGGCCCATCTGCTCCGTCGCGGGGACTACCCCCTGGACCACATCGCCACCGCGGTCCGCCAGATCCGTACGGCCGGCGGCACGGACGCCCTCTCCGCCGCGCTGGCCGACTGGCGGCGGCGCCTGACCGCACGAGGCGTGGCCATGCTGGACGCGTCCGCCCACCTCAGCAGGTACCTGGGAGCACCCGGGCCACACGCCGCAGGGCACGAAAAAGCGGTTCCCCGCGCCCCGGAAAGGGCGCGGGGAACCGCGTGA